From the Roseibium salinum genome, one window contains:
- the rnc gene encoding ribonuclease III: MIKKQQLNSISALKATLAYDFKDLELLRVALTHASALAPADSVAGSYQRLEFLGDRVLGLAIATMLHRHFPKADEGELARRFNHMVKRETCAEIAQELGIGDAMRIGLAEAQTGGRKKTALLADICEAVIAAIYLDGGFDAAEAFVRRLWEPRMLTWSGPLRDAKTTLQEWAQSRSLPTPHYDVTGRDGPDHAPNFTVSVTVQGLAPGEGKGGSKRIAEQNAAEAVLRREGVWKE, translated from the coding sequence ACGCTGGCCTATGACTTCAAGGATCTGGAGTTGCTGCGCGTCGCCCTTACCCATGCGAGCGCGCTTGCACCGGCGGACTCCGTCGCCGGCAGCTATCAGCGTTTGGAGTTTCTGGGCGACCGGGTGCTCGGACTGGCGATCGCCACCATGCTGCACCGCCATTTTCCCAAAGCGGATGAAGGCGAACTGGCCCGCCGCTTCAATCACATGGTGAAACGGGAAACCTGCGCCGAAATAGCCCAGGAACTCGGCATCGGGGATGCCATGCGCATCGGCCTGGCAGAGGCACAGACCGGCGGCCGGAAGAAGACGGCGCTGCTTGCCGATATCTGCGAAGCCGTGATTGCCGCGATCTATCTCGATGGAGGTTTCGACGCCGCGGAAGCTTTTGTCAGGCGCCTTTGGGAGCCGCGTATGCTAACCTGGTCCGGCCCGCTTCGCGATGCCAAGACCACTTTGCAGGAATGGGCGCAATCCCGGAGCCTGCCGACCCCGCACTATGACGTCACGGGCCGGGACGGGCCGGACCATGCGCCGAATTTCACCGTTTCGGTGACCGTGCAGGGATTGGCCCCCGGCGAGGGCAAGGGCGGCTCCAAGCGGATTGCGGAGCAGAACGCAGCCGAAGCCGTGCTCCGCCGTGAAGGCGTTTGGAAGGAATGA
- the era gene encoding GTPase Era, which yields MDAMPADTRAGFIALIGAPNAGKSTLINQLVGTKVSIVTHKVQTTRTIVRGVAMHGKAQLVFVDTPGIFKPKRRLDRAMVDTAWGGARDADLIALLIDARKGIDEEVENILKRLPGQSAPKVLILNKTDVAKREKLLKIAQKANEHVRFEETFMISALTGDGTQAILDYFASKVPESPWFYPADQPSDLPLRILASEITREKLFERLHQELPYISTVETEQWQERKDGSVRIEQTIYVERDSQKSIVLGKNGQTVKAISQAARKELGEIIEAPVHLFLFVKVRENWADDPERYREMGLEFPR from the coding sequence ATGGACGCCATGCCCGCCGATACAAGGGCCGGCTTCATCGCGCTCATCGGCGCGCCGAATGCCGGCAAGTCGACGCTGATCAACCAGCTCGTCGGCACCAAGGTCTCCATCGTGACCCACAAGGTGCAGACAACCCGCACCATCGTGCGCGGAGTTGCAATGCACGGGAAGGCCCAGCTGGTGTTCGTCGACACGCCGGGCATCTTCAAGCCCAAGCGGCGGCTTGACCGCGCGATGGTCGATACCGCCTGGGGCGGCGCCAGGGACGCGGACCTGATCGCGCTCCTGATCGATGCGCGCAAAGGCATCGACGAGGAAGTGGAAAACATCCTCAAGCGCCTGCCGGGTCAGTCCGCCCCCAAGGTGCTGATCCTCAACAAGACGGATGTGGCCAAACGCGAGAAGCTTCTGAAGATCGCGCAAAAGGCCAATGAACACGTCCGGTTCGAGGAAACCTTCATGATTTCCGCCCTGACCGGAGACGGCACACAGGCCATCCTGGACTATTTCGCCTCCAAGGTCCCCGAAAGTCCCTGGTTCTACCCGGCAGACCAGCCGTCGGATCTGCCCTTGCGCATTCTTGCCTCCGAGATCACCCGGGAGAAACTGTTCGAACGCCTCCATCAGGAACTGCCCTATATTTCCACGGTGGAAACGGAACAGTGGCAAGAGCGCAAGGACGGTTCCGTGCGCATAGAACAGACAATCTACGTGGAGCGGGACAGCCAGAAGAGCATCGTACTGGGCAAGAACGGCCAGACCGTCAAGGCGATCTCCCAGGCGGCGCGCAAGGAACTCGGCGAGATCATCGAGGCGCCCGTGCACCTGTTCCTGTTTGTGAAGGTGCGCGAGAACTGGGCCGACGATCCCGAACGGTATCGCGAAATGGGACTGGAGTTCCCAAGGTAA
- the recO gene encoding DNA repair protein RecO has translation MEWSGRGVVLTTRKYGENDVILEAMTLDHGRHLGLVRGGRSKRHRPVLQPGNELDLTWKARLSEHLGQFQVEPLSLRAGDLMTSSVGLAGLQHLAFLVRLLPERYPYPRLFDALVVVLDHMSAADAAGALIIRFELELLRELGIGLDLSSCAATGIREDLAYVSPKSARAVSREAGRPYHDKLLPLPSFVLEGQRQAGSELTWADVRQGFDLTSYFLNRHLEERGSGDSGTRAQLLGALEKRYRDEFPWNF, from the coding sequence TTGGAATGGAGCGGGCGCGGTGTGGTTCTGACCACCCGCAAATACGGCGAAAACGACGTCATCCTGGAGGCCATGACCCTCGATCATGGCCGCCACCTCGGCCTTGTCCGCGGCGGCAGGTCCAAGCGGCACCGCCCCGTTCTGCAGCCGGGCAACGAGCTGGATCTCACCTGGAAAGCGCGTCTGTCGGAACACCTCGGCCAGTTTCAGGTCGAACCGCTGAGCCTGCGTGCCGGAGACCTGATGACCAGTTCCGTCGGACTGGCCGGCCTGCAGCATCTTGCCTTTCTCGTGCGCCTTCTGCCGGAGAGATACCCTTATCCAAGGCTCTTCGACGCATTGGTGGTCGTTCTCGATCACATGAGCGCGGCGGACGCGGCGGGCGCCCTCATCATCCGCTTCGAACTGGAGCTGTTGCGGGAACTCGGGATAGGCCTGGACCTGTCGTCCTGTGCCGCGACCGGAATCCGCGAAGACCTCGCCTATGTCTCGCCGAAATCGGCGCGCGCCGTCAGCCGGGAGGCTGGACGGCCCTATCACGACAAGCTGCTGCCGCTGCCCTCGTTCGTGCTGGAAGGCCAGCGCCAAGCGGGCAGTGAACTGACCTGGGCGGATGTCCGGCAGGGGTTTGACCTGACGAGCTACTTCTTGAACCGGCATCTTGAGGAACGCGGCAGCGGCGACAGCGGCACGCGCGCTCAATTGCTCGGTGCGCTGGAGAAACGCTACCGCGACGAGTTCCCCTGGAATTTCTAG
- the parC gene encoding DNA topoisomerase IV subunit A, whose amino-acid sequence MGKETTPPPSGIEGINLKDALEERYLAYALSTIMHRALPDVRDGLKPVHRRLLYAMRLLKLDPGSGFKKCARVVGDVIGKYHPHGDQAVYDALVRLAQDFAQRYPLIDGQGNFGNVDGDNAAAMRYTEARMTDTAKRLLDGLDENAVDFRETYDGEEREPIVLPGGFPNLLGNGSSGIAVGMATSIPPHNAHELCLACQHLIKNPGAEVDELLEYIQGPDFPTGGLLVSDQGSIREAYATGRGSFRIRARWEVEDLGRGQWAIVVTEIPYQIQKSRLIEKIAELLTARKLPMLEDVRDESAEDIRVVLVPRSRNVDANILMESLFKLTDLESRFSLNMNVLSMGRVPMVMGLKQVLREWLDHRKEVLVRRSEHRLGQINHRLEVLEGYLIAYLNLDEVIRIIREEDEAKAELIRTFELSDVQAEAILNMRLRSLRKLEEMEIRKEHEKLTAEKEELNKLLGSDARQWTRISREIADIAKVYGPETEIGKRRTDRSEAPETDIVDIQQAMIEKEPITVIISEKGWIRALKGHQADLSTLSFKQGDKLKLSFHAETTDKILIFSTGGKFFTLGADRLPGGRGHGEPMRLMVEMDEAQDVVNAFVYKPGRNLLLATSEARGFLVNEDEVIANTRKGKQVLNLTAPAEATQCVEARGDHVAIIGENRKLLVFPLVQVPQMTRGRGVRLQRYRDGSVSDIRVFNGEDGLTWTDSSGRSFTRSLQELADWRGERGQAGRLPPTGFPRSNKFGPQSL is encoded by the coding sequence ATGGGAAAAGAGACGACACCACCGCCGAGCGGCATTGAAGGCATCAACCTCAAGGACGCGCTCGAAGAGCGCTATCTGGCCTATGCCCTGTCGACCATCATGCACCGGGCTCTGCCCGATGTGCGTGACGGGCTGAAGCCGGTGCACCGGCGCCTGCTTTACGCCATGCGCCTCCTGAAACTCGACCCGGGCTCGGGCTTCAAGAAATGCGCCCGCGTCGTTGGTGACGTCATCGGTAAGTACCATCCCCATGGAGACCAGGCCGTCTATGACGCGCTCGTCCGCCTTGCCCAGGATTTTGCACAGCGCTATCCGCTGATCGACGGTCAGGGAAACTTCGGCAACGTCGACGGCGATAACGCGGCTGCCATGCGTTACACCGAAGCGCGCATGACCGATACGGCCAAGCGCCTGCTGGACGGCCTCGACGAAAACGCCGTCGATTTCCGCGAGACCTATGACGGCGAGGAAAGGGAACCCATCGTCCTGCCTGGCGGGTTTCCGAACCTTCTGGGGAACGGTTCCTCCGGCATCGCCGTGGGCATGGCGACGTCCATTCCGCCGCACAATGCCCATGAGCTCTGCCTGGCCTGCCAGCACCTGATCAAGAATCCGGGTGCGGAAGTCGACGAGCTCCTGGAATACATCCAGGGCCCGGACTTTCCCACCGGCGGCCTTCTGGTATCCGACCAGGGCTCCATACGCGAGGCCTATGCCACCGGCCGCGGCAGCTTCCGTATCCGCGCCCGCTGGGAGGTGGAGGACCTGGGACGCGGCCAGTGGGCGATCGTCGTCACCGAAATCCCCTACCAGATTCAAAAGTCGCGCCTGATCGAAAAGATCGCGGAGCTGTTGACCGCCCGCAAGCTGCCGATGCTCGAGGACGTGCGGGACGAGTCCGCCGAGGACATCCGCGTCGTCCTGGTGCCGCGCTCGCGCAATGTCGACGCCAATATCCTGATGGAATCCCTGTTCAAGCTGACCGACCTGGAAAGCCGTTTCTCGCTGAACATGAACGTGCTTTCCATGGGCAGGGTGCCCATGGTCATGGGCCTGAAACAGGTGCTGCGCGAATGGCTGGATCACCGCAAGGAAGTGCTGGTCCGCAGGTCAGAACATCGTCTCGGGCAGATCAATCACCGGCTGGAGGTGCTGGAAGGCTATCTGATTGCCTACCTGAACCTCGACGAGGTGATCCGCATCATCCGCGAAGAGGACGAAGCGAAGGCCGAACTCATCCGGACTTTCGAGCTTTCCGACGTCCAGGCGGAAGCCATCCTCAACATGCGCCTCAGGTCCTTGCGCAAGCTGGAAGAGATGGAAATCCGCAAGGAGCACGAAAAGCTTACGGCCGAAAAGGAAGAGTTGAACAAGCTGCTCGGATCCGACGCGCGCCAGTGGACCAGGATCTCCAGGGAAATTGCCGATATCGCCAAGGTCTACGGTCCGGAGACCGAGATCGGCAAGCGCCGGACCGACAGGTCCGAGGCGCCCGAGACCGATATCGTCGATATTCAGCAGGCGATGATCGAAAAGGAACCGATCACCGTCATCATTTCCGAGAAAGGCTGGATCCGCGCCCTCAAGGGCCACCAGGCGGATCTTTCCACCCTTTCCTTCAAGCAGGGCGACAAGCTGAAGCTGTCGTTTCATGCGGAAACGACCGACAAGATCCTGATCTTCTCCACCGGCGGCAAGTTCTTCACGCTGGGAGCCGACCGCCTGCCGGGCGGACGCGGCCACGGCGAACCGATGCGCCTGATGGTGGAAATGGACGAAGCCCAGGATGTCGTCAACGCCTTTGTCTACAAGCCCGGCCGCAACCTTCTGCTGGCCACCAGCGAGGCCCGCGGCTTCCTGGTCAATGAAGACGAGGTGATCGCCAACACCCGCAAAGGCAAGCAGGTCCTCAATCTCACCGCTCCGGCCGAAGCAACGCAGTGCGTGGAAGCGAGGGGCGACCATGTCGCCATTATTGGCGAAAACCGCAAGCTTCTCGTGTTCCCGCTGGTGCAGGTTCCGCAAATGACGCGCGGACGCGGCGTCCGGCTGCAACGCTACCGCGATGGCAGCGTGTCGGACATCCGTGTCTTCAACGGCGAAGACGGCCTTACCTGGACCGACAGTTCCGGCCGCAGCTTCACCCGCAGCCTGCAGGAGCTCGCCGACTGGCGCGGCGAGCGCGGCCAGGCCGGACGTCTGCCGCCGACCGGTTTCCCGCGCTCCAACAAGTTCGGACCTCAGAGCCTGTAG
- a CDS encoding iron-containing alcohol dehydrogenase encodes MIGPFTFNTSQRIVFEKGAASRLATHAAPFLGPRPFLITDPGIVALDLQGPCANDVSVAGCELGQFCDVAADPPLALVEKAIESAKAHGATSVIGFGGGSSLDVAKLVALIARSGEDLDEAWGIGNAKGPRLPLILIPTTAGTGSEVTPISIVTVAEEEKRGVVSPLLLPDLAVLDPLLTLGLPAAVTAATGIDAIVHAIEAYASKSANNNPVSRTLAVEALKLLGANIERAVFSPDDEEARGEMLLGSMLAGMAFANSPVAAVHALAYPIGGSFHVPHGLSNALVLSHVLKFNNEVAAETYAEIAPALLPDLAAVSDGPERAAQFAERLADLSRKLGLQTCLRQVGISEADLPKLARDAMKQTRLLVNNPRELGEADAFEIYRAAL; translated from the coding sequence ATGATCGGGCCATTCACCTTCAATACCAGCCAGCGCATCGTCTTTGAAAAAGGCGCTGCATCGCGACTTGCCACGCATGCCGCCCCGTTTCTGGGTCCTCGTCCCTTTCTGATCACCGATCCCGGCATTGTCGCCCTCGACCTGCAAGGACCCTGCGCAAACGACGTGAGCGTGGCCGGTTGCGAACTTGGCCAGTTCTGCGACGTCGCGGCCGATCCGCCACTGGCGCTGGTGGAGAAGGCGATAGAGAGCGCAAAGGCACACGGGGCGACATCGGTCATAGGTTTTGGCGGCGGTTCATCCCTCGACGTTGCCAAGCTCGTTGCGCTGATCGCAAGAAGCGGCGAAGATCTCGACGAGGCCTGGGGCATCGGCAACGCCAAGGGCCCGCGCCTGCCGCTGATCCTGATCCCGACCACGGCCGGTACAGGCTCGGAAGTCACGCCGATTTCAATCGTCACCGTCGCAGAGGAGGAAAAACGCGGGGTCGTCTCCCCTCTCCTCCTGCCGGATCTTGCCGTTCTGGATCCGCTGCTGACACTCGGGCTGCCGGCAGCCGTCACGGCTGCAACGGGCATCGACGCCATCGTGCATGCGATCGAGGCCTATGCCTCGAAATCCGCCAACAACAACCCGGTCTCCAGAACGTTGGCCGTGGAAGCCCTCAAGCTGCTTGGCGCAAATATCGAGCGGGCGGTTTTCTCACCTGACGACGAGGAGGCAAGAGGCGAGATGCTGCTGGGCTCCATGCTGGCAGGTATGGCATTTGCGAACTCTCCCGTGGCGGCCGTTCATGCGCTCGCCTATCCGATCGGTGGAAGCTTCCATGTACCGCACGGGCTATCGAACGCCCTGGTGCTGTCTCACGTCCTCAAGTTCAACAATGAAGTTGCCGCTGAAACCTATGCGGAAATCGCACCGGCGCTCCTTCCGGATCTGGCGGCCGTTTCCGACGGGCCGGAGAGAGCGGCGCAATTTGCCGAACGCCTTGCGGACCTCTCCCGGAAGCTGGGTCTTCAGACCTGCCTCAGGCAGGTCGGCATCAGTGAGGCCGACCTGCCGAAACTGGCCAGGGATGCCATGAAACAGACCCGTCTCCTGGTGAACAATCCGCGAGAGCTGGGCGAAGCGGATGCATTCGAAATCTACCGGGCCGCCCTATGA
- a CDS encoding acyl-CoA thioesterase, with protein sequence MDIPTRWMDVDIYGHVNNVQYLSFFDTAVNGWYMDNKILDPAKSRQIFLVVETGCHYFAELTFPQVVTAGLRIESLGSSSAVFRVGLFSGDALETAAHGRFVHVHVDRETRRPVPIPEEKREVLNALMP encoded by the coding sequence GTGGATATCCCCACCCGGTGGATGGATGTGGACATCTACGGCCATGTCAACAACGTGCAGTACCTGAGCTTTTTCGACACCGCAGTGAATGGCTGGTACATGGACAACAAGATCCTCGACCCGGCCAAGAGCCGGCAGATCTTTCTCGTCGTCGAAACCGGTTGCCACTACTTTGCCGAACTGACCTTTCCCCAAGTCGTCACTGCAGGCTTGAGGATCGAGAGCCTTGGCTCCAGCTCTGCGGTCTTCCGGGTCGGACTGTTTTCCGGAGATGCCCTGGAAACGGCAGCGCATGGAAGGTTCGTGCATGTGCACGTCGACCGCGAGACGCGCCGGCCAGTGCCGATTCCAGAGGAAAAGCGGGAGGTTCTGAACGCATTGATGCCGTAG
- the smpB gene encoding SsrA-binding protein SmpB — protein sequence MKDNNGSEKGGTPGRTIISDNRKARFNYEIEDTLEAGIELKGTEVKSLRNGKANIAESYAAERGGEIWIYNVYIPEYLQANRFNHEPRRPRKLLLHKREIGKLAGAVQKDGKTIVPLKLYFNDKGRAKLELALARGKKLHDKRETEKKRDWQREKSRLLKTMG from the coding sequence CTGAAGGATAATAATGGCTCCGAAAAAGGGGGCACTCCGGGGCGGACCATCATTTCCGACAACCGGAAAGCCCGGTTCAATTACGAGATCGAAGATACGCTGGAAGCCGGGATCGAGCTGAAGGGAACCGAAGTCAAATCCCTGCGCAACGGCAAGGCGAATATTGCCGAATCCTATGCTGCGGAACGTGGCGGCGAGATCTGGATCTACAACGTCTATATCCCCGAGTACCTTCAGGCCAACCGGTTCAATCACGAACCGCGCCGGCCGCGCAAGCTGCTACTGCACAAGCGTGAGATCGGCAAGCTGGCAGGTGCCGTTCAGAAGGACGGCAAGACGATTGTCCCGCTCAAGCTGTATTTCAACGACAAGGGCCGCGCCAAGCTGGAACTGGCCCTTGCCCGGGGCAAGAAGCTGCATGACAAGCGGGAGACGGAAAAGAAGCGCGACTGGCAACGCGAGAAATCGCGGCTGTTGAAGACCATGGGCTGA
- the dapA gene encoding 4-hydroxy-tetrahydrodipicolinate synthase: MFKGSIPALITPFKDGALDEKRFQDLVEWQIGEGSSGLVPVGTTGESPTLSHDEHKRVIELCVEATAGRVPVIAGAGSNNTTEAIDFARHAEKAGADALLVVTPYYNKPNQAGLKAHFRAISGAVGLPILIYNIPGRSVIDMTPETMAELYETCENIKGVKDATADLAKTSRQRHLCGPDFIQLSGEDISALAFNAHGGVGCISVTANVAPRMCAEFQTATLSGDFAKALEYQDRLAPLHRALFLEPNPTGAKYALSLLGRVEEELRLPLVPVSEETRVEIRAAMAHAGLIN; this comes from the coding sequence ATGTTCAAAGGCTCCATTCCAGCGCTGATTACCCCGTTCAAGGACGGAGCGCTCGATGAGAAACGGTTTCAGGATCTCGTGGAATGGCAGATCGGTGAAGGATCATCCGGGCTGGTTCCGGTCGGGACGACCGGCGAAAGCCCGACGCTGAGCCATGACGAACACAAGCGCGTCATTGAGCTGTGTGTCGAGGCCACCGCGGGCCGCGTTCCGGTCATTGCCGGAGCCGGTTCCAACAACACGACCGAAGCGATCGATTTTGCCCGCCACGCGGAAAAGGCAGGGGCGGATGCACTGTTGGTCGTTACGCCCTATTACAACAAGCCGAATCAGGCAGGCCTGAAAGCCCATTTCAGGGCCATTAGCGGCGCTGTCGGCCTGCCGATCCTGATCTACAACATTCCCGGACGGTCGGTCATCGACATGACACCGGAAACCATGGCCGAGCTTTACGAAACCTGCGAGAACATCAAGGGCGTGAAGGACGCGACCGCCGACCTTGCAAAGACAAGCCGCCAGCGCCATCTGTGTGGTCCCGATTTCATTCAGCTGTCGGGTGAGGATATTTCAGCACTGGCCTTCAACGCTCATGGCGGTGTCGGCTGCATTTCCGTGACTGCGAATGTGGCGCCGCGCATGTGTGCGGAGTTCCAGACAGCCACGCTGTCGGGTGATTTCGCGAAAGCGTTGGAATACCAGGACCGCCTGGCGCCGCTTCACCGCGCCCTGTTCCTGGAACCGAACCCGACGGGCGCGAAATATGCGCTTTCGCTGCTCGGCAGGGTCGAAGAGGAACTGCGCCTGCCGTTGGTCCCGGTCAGCGAGGAAACCCGGGTGGAGATCCGCGCCGCAATGGCCCACGCCGGCCTGATAAATTGA
- a CDS encoding alpha/beta fold hydrolase, with protein MTSAPEHALPSRAARRQFTWQSPDGLTLAGCEWSPQQGGATRTASAIPVLCLPGLSRNTRDFHDVAAYLQSAGHHVVALDYRGRGRSDWDPDWRNYTLAVEAADIDAAIAHLDLQRFAVLGTSRGGLHALAMADRYPADRMAAVILNDIGPQVEMEGLRRIAGTLGQQMTYGSREDLAAILRQFLGPQFPAFGMEDWLKLAGQLASEEDGRFVMDYDPALANQLAGLDDAAPLPDLWHLYEKLSDRPLLVIRGEHSDILSSDTCRRMLEFHPAASLETIGGQGHAPVLWVREAHENIALFLRGL; from the coding sequence ATGACATCTGCGCCCGAACATGCGCTGCCGAGCCGTGCCGCAAGGAGGCAATTCACCTGGCAGAGCCCCGACGGCCTGACGCTCGCCGGGTGTGAGTGGTCTCCGCAGCAAGGCGGTGCAACTCGGACTGCGTCCGCCATACCGGTTCTTTGTCTGCCCGGCCTGTCGAGAAACACCCGCGATTTTCATGACGTCGCCGCATATCTGCAGTCAGCCGGCCATCATGTGGTGGCGCTCGACTATCGCGGCAGGGGCAGAAGCGATTGGGACCCGGACTGGCGGAACTATACGCTCGCAGTCGAGGCAGCCGACATAGACGCGGCGATAGCCCATCTCGACCTGCAGCGCTTTGCGGTCCTCGGAACCTCCAGAGGCGGCCTCCATGCCCTCGCCATGGCGGATCGGTATCCGGCCGACAGGATGGCGGCCGTGATTCTCAACGACATCGGCCCTCAAGTTGAAATGGAAGGCCTTCGCCGGATCGCGGGTACACTCGGGCAACAGATGACATATGGCTCCCGTGAGGATCTGGCGGCGATCCTGCGACAGTTTCTAGGCCCCCAGTTTCCGGCATTCGGAATGGAGGACTGGCTGAAGCTTGCCGGACAACTTGCAAGCGAAGAGGACGGCCGGTTTGTCATGGACTACGATCCGGCACTGGCCAATCAGTTGGCAGGCCTGGACGACGCTGCGCCTCTCCCGGACCTTTGGCATCTGTACGAAAAGCTGAGCGACCGTCCCCTTCTGGTCATTCGCGGCGAGCACTCCGACATTCTCAGCAGCGACACCTGCCGGCGCATGCTGGAATTCCATCCGGCGGCAAGTCTGGAAACCATAGGGGGCCAGGGACATGCTCCCGTCTTGTGGGTCCGAGAAGCCCATGAAAACATTGCGCTTTTTCTCAGAGGCCTCTGA
- a CDS encoding porin, translated as MKLKSLMLGAAAAAAATTAQAADLPVAPEPVDYVRVCDAYGARFYYIPGTETCLRVGGRVRTQFVVNNVLDGGNWGDRDADGYSWLARGYLYLDARTATEFGTLRAFVSMYGDSVSNGTDDASNSGFAMDNAYIQWGGLTAGRLGSNFDIFTGQAFMGVVGRDWSDTTLNQIAYTAAFGNGFSATIALEDRTARQVGAYGGSRAPDVVAALGVSQGWGSAQLSGALHQVYPDVANNNATGGEDNMGWAIGGGVVVNIPMVTPGSNIFFQGFYADGALAYIGAGDTEGGITVSDYVGDDTSTGYSLSAGAYIQATSTIGLALDGSYMDVDQATGNTDFNRYAIDGSVKWEPVSGFELGADVGYANTQADGGDDVDELLFGVRLQRTF; from the coding sequence ATGAAACTCAAGAGCTTGATGCTCGGCGCTGCTGCTGCAGCCGCTGCTACCACTGCTCAGGCAGCCGATCTTCCGGTTGCTCCGGAGCCGGTTGACTACGTTCGCGTTTGCGATGCTTACGGCGCACGCTTCTACTACATCCCGGGCACCGAAACCTGCCTGCGCGTCGGCGGCCGTGTCCGTACCCAGTTCGTTGTCAACAACGTTCTGGACGGCGGCAACTGGGGCGACCGTGACGCAGACGGCTATTCCTGGCTGGCTCGTGGCTACCTCTACCTCGATGCCCGCACCGCCACCGAATTCGGTACGCTGCGTGCATTCGTTTCCATGTACGGCGACTCCGTTTCCAACGGTACCGACGATGCCAGCAACTCCGGCTTCGCCATGGACAACGCCTACATCCAGTGGGGCGGTCTGACGGCCGGTCGTCTGGGTTCCAACTTCGACATCTTCACCGGTCAGGCCTTCATGGGTGTTGTCGGTCGTGACTGGTCGGATACCACTCTGAACCAGATCGCTTACACCGCAGCTTTCGGTAACGGCTTCTCCGCTACCATCGCTCTGGAAGACCGCACTGCACGTCAGGTCGGTGCCTACGGCGGTTCGCGCGCTCCGGACGTTGTTGCTGCTCTCGGCGTTTCCCAGGGTTGGGGTTCCGCACAGCTCTCCGGTGCTCTGCACCAGGTGTACCCGGACGTTGCCAACAACAACGCTACCGGCGGTGAAGACAACATGGGCTGGGCAATCGGTGGTGGCGTCGTCGTCAACATTCCGATGGTCACTCCGGGCTCCAACATCTTCTTCCAGGGCTTCTATGCTGATGGCGCTCTGGCGTACATCGGTGCAGGCGACACCGAAGGCGGCATCACCGTTTCCGATTATGTCGGCGACGACACGTCTACCGGTTACTCCCTGTCTGCTGGTGCCTACATCCAGGCAACTTCCACGATCGGCCTCGCACTCGACGGCTCTTACATGGATGTTGACCAGGCTACTGGCAACACTGACTTCAACCGTTACGCAATCGACGGTTCCGTCAAGTGGGAGCCGGTCTCCGGTTTCGAACTCGGTGCTGACGTTGGTTATGCCAACACTCAGGCTGATGGCGGCGACGACGTTGACGAACTCCTCTTCGGTGTTCGTCTGCAGCGCACCTTCTAA
- a CDS encoding porin, with amino-acid sequence MKLKSLMLGAAAAAAATTAQAADLPVAPEPVDYVRVCDAYGARFYYIPGTETCLRVGGRVRTQFVVNNVLDGGNWGDRDADGYSWLARGYLFLDARTATEFGTLRAFVSMYGDSVSNGTDDASNSGFAMDNAYIQWGGLTAGRLGSNFDIFTGQVFMGVVGRDWSDTVLNQIAYTAAFGNGFSATIALEDRTARQVGAYGGSRAPDVVAALGVSQGWGSAQLSGALHQVYPDVANNNATGGEDNMGWAIGGGVVVNIPMVTPGSNIFFQGFYADGALAYIGAGDTEGGITVSDYVGDDTSTGYSLSAGAYIQATSTIGLALDGSYMDVDQATGNTDFNRYAIDGSVKWEPVSGFELGADVGYANTQADGGDDVDELLFGVRLQRTF; translated from the coding sequence ATGAAACTCAAGAGCTTGATGCTCGGCGCTGCTGCTGCAGCCGCTGCTACCACTGCTCAGGCAGCCGACCTTCCGGTTGCTCCGGAGCCGGTTGACTACGTTCGCGTTTGCGATGCTTACGGCGCACGCTTCTACTACATCCCGGGCACCGAAACCTGCCTGCGCGTCGGCGGACGTGTCCGTACCCAGTTCGTTGTCAACAACGTTCTGGACGGCGGCAACTGGGGCGACCGTGACGCAGACGGCTATTCCTGGCTGGCTCGTGGCTACCTCTTCCTCGATGCCCGCACCGCCACCGAATTCGGCACGCTGCGTGCATTCGTTTCCATGTACGGCGACTCCGTTTCCAACGGTACCGACGATGCCAGCAACTCCGGCTTCGCCATGGACAACGCCTACATCCAGTGGGGCGGTCTGACGGCCGGTCGTCTGGGTTCCAACTTCGACATCTTCACCGGTCAGGTGTTCATGGGTGTCGTCGGCCGTGACTGGTCGGATACGGTTTTGAACCAGATCGCTTACACCGCAGCTTTCGGTAACGGCTTCTCCGCTACCATCGCTCTGGAAGACCGCACTGCACGTCAGGTCGGTGCCTACGGCGGTTCGCGCGCTCCGGACGTTGTTGCTGCTCTCGGCGTTTCCCAGGGTTGGGGTTCCGCACAGCTCTCCGGTGCTCTGCACCAGGTGTACCCGGACGTTGCCAACAACAACGCTACCGGCGGTGAAGACAACATGGGCTGGGCAATCGGTGGTGGCGTCGTCGTCAACATTCCGATGGTCACTCCGGGCTCCAACATCTTCTTCCAGGGCTTCTATGCTGATGGCGCTCTGGCGTACATCGGTGCAGGCGACACCGAAGGCGGCATCACCGTTTCCGATTATGTCGGCGACGACACGTCTACCGGTTACTCCCTGTCTGCTGGTGCCTACATCCAGGCAACTTCCACGATCGGCCTCGCACTCGACGGCTCTTACATGGATGTTGACCAGGCTACTGGCAACACTGACTTCAACCGTTACGCAATCGACGGTTCCGTCAAGTGGGAGCCGGTCTCCGGTTTCGAACTCGGTGCTGACGTTGGTTATGCCAACACTCAGGCTGATGGCGGCGACGACGTTGACGAGCTCCTCTTCGGTGTTCGTCTGCAGCGGACCTTCTAA